The sequence below is a genomic window from Halosolutus gelatinilyticus.
TTCGAAAACCCGTTGGAGCGGAAGCCTACTTGGCAGCCACTCACGCAGTGCATTGCGTTTCTGCCCTCTCAGCGGTCAGTAAGCGGTCCTCTTTCGGGGTAATTCAACACTGGTTGGGCGAACCAACGTGAGCCCCGTCTGGAATACATCCTCTCCGTTCAGCGCGCTGTTTTTAACAGCGACCGGTAGTTCGATCGGGGTTACTGAGTAGAAGGCGCGTATCTCGAGTGTGAACGTGGCCAGAAGAGACGGCTCAGTCGGCGTCGGAGAATCTGCCTCAGGTGCGTGACCCACACCGAGCAACGACGAGTTCGACCGGAACGACGAGCGCCCACTCGATTTGCGTCTGGGTAGTCTCGAAACCGGCTTCGGCAAGGACGGCGCTGACATCGAGAGGTCGACTATCGACCAACGTAGGAAACACGTCGTTGAGCCGCGTATAGAGTGGAGAAATGGTCTTGCTCGCTGTCGAGGGGCTGATGACACAGATTCGACCCCGTGGGATGAGCACACGGCGGATTTCGTCGAGCACAGTCGTCCGGTGATCGCCTTCGAACAGTTCGAGCGTGAAACTCGCGAGAACGACGTCAAAACTGTCGGTATCGAACGGCAACGTCAACGCATCGCCACAGACAACTGCGGACGGATCCTCGTCGTCAAGGCGATCCCGTGTGAGCCGGCACATCTGCTCTGCAACGTCGATCCCGACGACTTGGCCGTCGGATCCAACGGCGTTCTGCAATGTGGCGACCCCACGGCCGGTCCCACAGCCGACGTCGAGAACGCGGTCCCCGGGAGACACGCCGAGGCGATCGATTCCGCGTCGCCGAAGACGGCCCTGAAAGGGATCGACGAGGACGTCGTAGTACCGACTGAGCGCGTTATACCACGCTTTGCTGGAACGTGTCTGTTCCCGCGTCACCGTCCCGAACGCTCTTTCGATCCGCTAGAGAACCTACGGAAGAGATAGACGAGACCGAGTAGTGTCCCCCCGATAATCAGTCCGCCCGCGAGCAGAATAAGCAGGATGAAGGCGGTGGGGATGGCGATGTTGGCGATCGGGAGCATCGTCACCGAGCGAGGACGCACAGTCATGGACATCGTACATAAATTTATCCGAGCTGCATTTACATTTCGCTTGTTATTCGCTGGCTTTTGTGCATCCTCGGATAGGTAGTAGGCCGCGTTGCCCGAATCGTGAGCGAGTTCGTTTGAGTCGCCGTAATCTTTCACCCACAAGATCGGATATTGGCGGTGCCGATGGGATTGGCGCTCATTCGGTTGGGGTATCCGCTTTGGTCGGAGCGTGAGGGGGTTGCTATCAGGTTTTTCAGCAAGGGTTTCAACTCAATCGTCTTCCAGTATAGTGACCCTCTTCGCAAACTGCACCGGCGGTCGTCTGATCTCATCACACCGATCGACGCTCCCTCAAAGAACGAGCGGCGATAACCGCGAGTGAACAGGCGTGGATAGTTCACCCTCCCGTTACGATCTGCTGTTGCCTCTTGGCTTGCGGGCTGGCCCACTCGTATCCGGAACCGGTATCCTCGACTGTCCCGTCCTCCACCCACGCCGGAACGATCGTCTCGAGTCCCTCTCGGTACGTGGGATACGCCGGTTCCCATCCCACGGTTTGGCGGAACCGGTCGGCAGTGGTAGGGAACGGCTTCGTGAGCACGTTCACCTGCTCCTGGCCGACGAAAAATCGCGCGAGCCATCCAGGTATTCGACGGGGCGTCGAGGCACCCAGTTTCGCCGCGAACGCGGTGAAGAAGTCGGCGACGGTCACTGGCTCGTCATCGACGACGTGGTAGAGCCCGGTCGCGTCCGCGTCGATCGCGGCGACGAACGCCGATGCCGCGTCGTCGGCGTGTAGCAGCGACAGTTCTGCATCTCGACGGCCCAGCGGGCCACCGCCGACGATCGGCAAGTCGCCGGCGAGGAGCTGTTCACCCATCTGGTGGGTGTGGCCGGCGTCCGGAGCGTAGAGGAAGCCCAGTCGCAGGATCGTGACGTCGAAGTTCTCTTCCGACGACGCATCCTCGAGGAGATCCTCGACGTCGGCCGCGGACTGCGTGGCTCGGTCCGGGTGACGGTCGGCGCTCTCGTCGAACGGCGAGCCGTCGGACTGGCGGGCGACCCAGACGACGCTCGGGACGAGGAACTGCTCGACGCTCTCGGCG
It includes:
- a CDS encoding class I SAM-dependent methyltransferase; the encoded protein is MTREQTRSSKAWYNALSRYYDVLVDPFQGRLRRRGIDRLGVSPGDRVLDVGCGTGRGVATLQNAVGSDGQVVGIDVAEQMCRLTRDRLDDEDPSAVVCGDALTLPFDTDSFDVVLASFTLELFEGDHRTTVLDEIRRVLIPRGRICVISPSTASKTISPLYTRLNDVFPTLVDSRPLDVSAVLAEAGFETTQTQIEWALVVPVELVVARCGSRT
- a CDS encoding NAD-dependent epimerase/dehydratase family protein, which produces MRIFIAGATGVIGRRLVERLADGGHEVVGLVRDDDGAALVEERGGTPRYGDVLNPDTLAPAMAGSDIVVAAQTALPVKDKPTDEDWALNDRVRVEGTRNLLAAAAESVEQFLVPSVVWVARQSDGSPFDESADRHPDRATQSAADVEDLLEDASSEENFDVTILRLGFLYAPDAGHTHQMGEQLLAGDLPIVGGGPLGRRDAELSLLHADDAASAFVAAIDADATGLYHVVDDEPVTVADFFTAFAAKLGASTPRRIPGWLARFFVGQEQVNVLTKPFPTTADRFRQTVGWEPAYPTYREGLETIVPAWVEDGTVEDTGSGYEWASPQAKRQQQIVTGG